Part of the Mycolicibacterium mengxianglii genome is shown below.
CCGTAGCCCTTTTGGAGCGTACTGATGCCTGAGCACGAATTCGCCGTCTGGGCGCCGAACCCCGACCTCGTCCGTCTCGACGTCGACGGCACGGTGTACCCGATGACCCGGTCCGATGACGGCTGGTGGCGCACCGCCGTCGAGGCCGCACCGGATGCCCGCTACGGCTTCCTGCTCGACGACGACCCCACGGTGCTGCCGGATCCGCGCTCGCCGCGGCAACCGGACGGCGTGCACGGCCGATCCCAGCTCTGGGACCCCGCCGCAGCGACGTGGACCGACGACCTGTGGTCGGGCCGCTCCATAGAGGGGGCGGTCATCTACGAGCTGCACATCGGCACCTTCACCGACGAGGGCACCCTCGACGCCGCCATCGGCAAGCTGGACTACCTGGTGGATCTCGGCGTCGACTTCGTGGAACTGATGCCGGTCAACGCCTTCAGCGGCACCTACGGCTGGGGTTACGACGGTGTCCTCTGGTACGCCGTGCACGAGCCCTACGGAGGCCCGGACGCGCTGGTGCGGTTCATCGATGTCTGTCACGGCCGGGGCCTTGGCGTGCTGATCGATGCGGTGTTCAACCACCTCGGGCCATCGGGCAATTATCTGCCGCGGTTCGGGCCGTACCTGTCCGCGGCCAGCAACCCGTGGGGTGAGGGCATCAACATCGCCGACGCCGACTCCGACGAGGTGCGCAGCCTGGTCCTCGGCTGTGCGCTGCGCTGGATGCGGGATTTCCATGCCGACGGTTTGCGCCTGGACGCAGTGCACGCGCTGGTGGATACCACGGCCTATCACATTCTGGAAGAGATGTCGGCCGAAACCGCCGCGCTCTCAACACAAGTGGGCCGTTCCCTGTCGCTGATCGCCGAGACCGACCGCAACGACCCGCGGTTCATCACTCCGCGCGCAGACGGTGGGCTCGGAATGACAGCACAGTGGGACGACGACATCCATCACGCCTTGCACACCGCGGTCTCGGGTGAACGGCAGGGCTACTACTCCGACTTCGGCTCGATGGAGACCTTGGCGCAGACGCTCAAACACGGCTACTTCCACGCGGGCACGTATTCGTCGTTCCGTCATCGACGACACGGAAGGCCGTTGGATACCAGCACCATTCCCGGATATCGGCTACTCGCCTACACCTGCACCCACGACCAGATCGGCAACCGCGCGACCGGCGACCGACCCTCGGCCTACCTCGACGCCGGCCAATTGGCGGTCAGCGCAGCGCTGGCACTGCTGACTCCGTTCACCGCCATGCTGTTCATGGGTGAGGAGTGGGCGGCCTCGACGCCGTTCCAGTTCTTCTCCTCGCACCCCGAACCCGAACTGGCCGAGGCCACCCGCAACGGCCGCAAAGCCGAATTCGCCTCTCACGGGTGGGATGCCGACGACATTCCCGACCCGCAGGACGTCGCGACCTTCCAACACTCCAAGCTCGATTGGGCCGAACTCCACACCGGTGAGCACGCTGCTCTGCTCCGGCTCTACCGCGACCTGATCACCCTGCGCAAACGCGAACCCGACCTCGCCGACTTCTGGCTCAACCACATGGACGTCGACTATGACGAGGACACCCGGTGGATCGTGCTGCGGCGCGGCGCCATCACCATCGCGTGCAACCTGGGAACCGAGACGGTGTCGGTGCCCGCGTCAGGTGAGCTGGTGCTGGGCTGGGGTGACCCCGAGGTCGGCACCGACGCCACTGTGCTGCAGGCGCATTCGTTCGCAGTCGTCAAGGGGTGAGCTCGGGCTGCCTGTGGATGGGTGAATACCTCTGACGGCGCCGGCAACCATGCTGGCCGTCATGAACACCGACACGCCCGCACCGCCGATCGAGACCGCCACCGATCCGGTCCACTGCCCCGAGGATCTTCGTCAGCGCTGGCTGGCGCTGATGAGCCCACTGGGCTTCGGCGGCCACACCCTGTGGATGGCCTTTCTGGGCGCCGACCGCGTGCTGCACAAGGTGCTGACTCCGCTGCCCGCGCGCACCCGCCGGGACCGGCAACTGATCGCCGACGTGGTGGCACAGCTGCCCGAGTTACTGGCCGGCGAACCCGGAACCACCGTCGCCTTCTTGTTGGCGCGCCCGGGAGGCGGTGCCGTCACTGACACCGACCGCCGCTGGGCCGCATTGTTGACCGACACCGCGGCGGCCAACGGCGTTCCCCTGGAACCGTTCTTCCGCGCCCACGACGAATCGCTGGTGCACGTGGAACCGGCGGTGTCCTAGGTGAGGTAACGGTAGGCCGGTGAGCCGGGTTCGAGGGCCTCGACATGGCACTCCGAGGCCCGCATCCGCTCCAGCAGGCCGTCGAGCCCCGCGGCCGAGCTCAACTCGATGCCAACGAGCGCTTCACCGGTCTCGCGATTGTTGCGCTTGACGTACTCGAACAGCGTGATGTCGTCATTGGGTCCGAGAACGCCATCGAGGAAGCGGCGCAGCGCACCGGGCTCCTGCGGAAAGTCGACCAGGAAGTAATGCTTGAGCCCGAGGTGCACCAGCGAGCGTTCCAGGACCTCGCCGTAGCGGGACACGTCGTTGTTGCCGCCGGAGATCAGGCACACCACCACGGACCCGGGAGCGATATCCGCCTCCAGCAGACCCGCGACCGACAGCGCACCGGCCGGCTCGGCGATGATGCCCTCGTTCTGGTAGAGATCCAGCATCGCAGTGCAGACCGCACCCTCGTCGACGGTCGTCAGTGCCACCATGTCGTCGGCGGCCGACAGTGCCGCGAACGGCAATGTCCCGGCCCGGTTGACCGCGGCCCCGTCGACGAACTGGTCGACATGCTCCAGGACGACAGGCCCTCCAGCGGCCAGCGCCGCCACCATGCACGCGGCACCGGCAGGCTCGACCCCGAGGACGGAGGTTCGGGTGGTGCGCTCGCTCACATAGCTGGTGATCCCACTGATGCAGCCGCCGCCACCGACCGGAACGATGATCAGGTCGGGTTCGCTCTCGAGCTGGTCGAGGATCTCGACGGCAATGGTTCCCTGCCCGGCCATGGTCCGCAGGTCGTCGTACGGCGGCACCAACGTGGCGCCGGTGCGGGCGACGTCGGCACGTGCGGCTTCGGCGGCGAGGTCGTAGGTGGAGCCACCGACGATCAGTTCGATGAACTCACCCCCGTGGTAGCGGATACGGTCCCGCTTCTGCTTGGGGGTCTTCGCCGGCACGTACACCCGGCCGTGGATGCCCATCGAGCGGCAGGCCAGCGCGAAACCCTGGGCATGGTTGCCTGCCGAGGAGCACACCACGCCGGCGGCGATCTCCTCGGGGCTCAGCTGCATCAGCATGTTGTAGGCGCCGCGCAGCTTGTACGAGCGCACCGACTGCAGATCCTCCCGCTTGAGGTAGACCAATGCACCGGTGAGCTGGGACAGCCGGTCGCTGAACTGCAGGGGGCTGGCAGCGACCACGCCACTGATTCGCTGAGCCGCCGCGTCGATATCGGCCGCGGAGAGCGGCGGCACCGTACGGGAATTCAGGCTCGGTTCAGCGGACACCAGACAATCCTGCCACGCGGGCCCACCAGCAAAAAACGCTCCACCGGCCAGGAGGTGCAGGTGTGACCGGCATCGCGCGTCACCGGGTTGGCCGGACTAGCGAAAACGGCCGACCCCGGCACGGAGTTTCGGGTGGCCGAAACCTCAAATCCGAGCTATCGTGACTCCATGACCACAGCCGAGCACTTCCGGTCGGTCGTACCACCGGCCACCTCGGAGATCTCCGTTGCAGGTGTGCCGTGGCCGACCTACAAGGTGCTGGCGTTGGTGGTAGGGCTACTGGTGTTCCTCGCGGTGCTCGCGGTCACCGCCAGCGCAGCGCCTGCCGTCCTCGGCGGGGCGGCCGTGGCCGCGGTGACGTGGCTCGTGCTCGGCCTCCAGCGTCACTCGCGTTGACCGCCGAGAATTCTGCGTAACTGCCTTAAATCGGCAGCCACCGCCGCGGCGTCGGCCTCGAACTGGTCGTCACTCATCCCGGCACGGCGACGCACTGTGAACACCACTTCGCACCGGTCCTCGGTCTGGTCGTCAGGGAGCACCCGCAGCGGGTTGTAGAACGCTTGCCCGTCCGGTAACCGCACCACGTGATCGGCCACACCGAACTCATTGGCGGGGGCGAACTCGATGGTCACCTCCCCCATCGGCGACGAAGCCACCCAGGCGCCGTCGACCTCGGTGACCGCACCGTCGGCCAGGCCGGCGGCCCAATCGGGCAGGTTCCGCGGATCGGAGACATAGGCATAGGCCGCGGCTGGGCTGGTCTCGATCCAGACGCTGACGTAACGAGATTCAGGTCTCTGCACAGCGGTCCCCCTTTTTACGTCAGCCGCCGAGGCAGCCCGGGCCCAGCAACGCTTTGAGATCGCCCATCAGAGCCGAAGACGGGGTGACCCGCAGCGCCTGATCGAGTTCCAGCGTGGTGATGCGCTCCCCGGAGATCAGCCGCAAGTGCACCTGCGAGGTGCCCGGGTGGCGGGCCAGCACCTGCTTGAGCGCACTCACCTTGTCGATGGTGCACTGTCGGGTGGGCAGGCTGACCGCCAGCGGACGGTCTGCCTGCGCGCTGGAAAAGTCCGGCACCACAAGCTCATTGGCGATCAGCGAGATCCGGTCGTCGCGGATGGCCACCTTGGCCCCCACCAGGACCACGGCGTCGTCGGCGATGTCATGGCCGAACGCCGAGTAGGTCTGCGGGAAGAACAACACCTCGATACCGCCGGTGAGATCCTCGAGCTGCGCCGAAGCCCACGGCAGGCCGTTCTTGTTGACCCGGCGATTCACCGACGCCAGGATGCCGCCCACCCTGACCTGGGTGTCGTTGGCGATATCGCCGTCGAGGATGGCCGGGATCTGGGTGTCGGTCTGGGCGGCCAGCAGGTGCGCCACCCCGTTGAGCGGATGCCCGGACACATACAGCCCGAGCATCTCGCGCTCCAGCGCCAGCTTGTGTTTGTCTTCCCATTCCTCCTCGGGCACCTTGATGGTGAACACCGAATCCACCGCGGCGTCGGCGCCCCCGTCGCCGCTGCCGAACAAGTCGAACTGGCCCATCGCTTCGGCCTTCTTGGTGCCCAGCACCGAGTCGACCGCATCGGTGTGCACCAGGAACAGACCCTTGCGTGGGTGTCCCAGAGAATCGAACGCACCGGCCTTGACCAGTGACTCCGTCACCTTCTTGTTGCAGGCGGCGATGTCGATCTTGTTCAGATAATCCGAGAAGTCGGTGAACTTGCCCCGTTCCTTGCGGGTATTGACCAGTGAGGCAACCACATTCGCCCCGACATTGCGCACCGCGCCGAGGCCGAACCGGATGTCGTGGCCCACCGAGGCGAAGTTCTGCACCGACTCGTTGACATCCGGCGGCAGCACCGTGATGCCGAGTCGGCGGCAGTCGGCCAGGTAGACCGCGGCCTTGTCCTTGTCGTCACCGACGGAGGTGAGCAATCCGGCCATGTACTCAGCCGGGTAGTTCGCCTTGAGATAAGCCGTCCAGTAGGACACCAGGCCGTAGCCGGCAGCGTGCGATTTGTTGAACGCGTAGCCCGCGAACGGAAGAATGGTGTCCCACAACGCTTTCACCGCTGCCGCGGAGAAACCGTTGGCGGTCATACCTTCCAGGAAGCCCTTGTATTCGGCCTCGAGCACTTCGAGCTTCTTCTTACCCATGGCCTTACGCAGCGCATCGGCCTTGCCCATCGAGTACGAGGCGACCTTCTGCGCGATGAGCATGATCTGCTCTTGGTAGACGATGAGGCCGTGGGTCTCGGCCAAGATCTCCTTGAGCGGTTCCTCCAGCTCCGGATGGATCGGTTTGACGGCTTGTCGACCGTTCTTCCGGTCGGCGTAGTCGTTGTGCGCGTTCATGCCCATCGGCCCGGGCCGGTACAGCGCCAGCACGGCCACGATGTCGTTGAACTCGGTGGGCTGCATACGCCGGAGCAGGTCTCGCATCGCGCTGCCGTCGAGCTGGAACACACCCAGTGTGTCGCCGCGGCCCAGCAGCTCATAAGCAGCCGGATCGTCGAGTGTCAGCGATTCCAGATCGAGGTCGATGCCGCGGTTGGCCTTGATGTTCTCGATCGCGTCGCCGATGATCGTCAGGTTCCGCAGACCCAGGAAGTCCATTTTCAGCAGGCCGATGGCCTCACACGACGGGTAGTCCCAGCCGGTGATCACCGCACCGTCCTGCGGGCGGCGCCACAGTGGAATCGCGTCGATGAGCGGCTCGGAGCTCATGATCACCGCGCAGGCGTGCACACCGGCGTTGCGGACCAGACCCTCGAGGCCACGCGCGGTCTCGTAGATGGTCCGCACGTCGGGATCGGTGTCGATCAGGCTGCGGACCTCGGCGGCTTCCTTGTACCGCTCATGGTTGGGGTCGGTGATCCCCGACAGCGGGATGTCCTTGGCCATGATGGGCGGCGGCAGCGCCTTGGTGATGCGGTCGGCGATCGCGAAGCCCGGCTGGCCGTAGTTGACCCGAGCTGAATCCTTCAGCGCCGCTTTCGTTTTGATGGTGCCGAAGGTGATGACCTGGGCCACCCGGTCACTGCCCCACTTGTTGGCGGCATACCGCAGCATCTCGCCGCGGCGGCGGTCGTCGAAGTCGATGTCGATATCGGGGGCCGACGGACGCTCCGGGTTGAGGAACCGTTCGAACAGCAGACCGTGCGGGATCGGGTCGATGTTGGTGATACCCATGGCGTAGGCCACCAGCGAGCCCGCCGCCGAGCCGCGGCCCGGCCCGACCCGGATGCCCACCGAGCGGGCGTAGTTGATCAGGTCGGCGACGATCAGGAAGTACGCCGGGAAGCCCTTGTCGCAGATCACCTTGATCTCGAACAGTGCCCGGTCGGTGTACTCCTGCGGAACTCCGTCGGGGAAGCGGCGCTCCAGCCCGACGGTCACCTCGTGCGTCAACCAGGAGGCCTGGTCATGGCCCTCCGGCACCGGGAACACCGGCATCCGGTCCTTGGGCGTCCACACGTCGGCGTAGGACTGCACCCGCTCGGCGATCAGCAGCGTCGAGTCACATGCTCCCGGCACCTGGTCGTCCCACAGGGCCCGCATATCGGCGGCGGATTTGAGGTAGTAGCCGTCGCCGTCGAACTTGAACCGGGTGGGGTCCGAGAGGGTCTTGCCGGTCTGCACACACAGCAGCGCCTCGTGGCTGTGGGAGGCCTCGCGGGTGACGTAGTGGCAGTCGTTGGTGGCCAGCGGCGGAATGTTGAGCTTGCGCCCGACCTCCAACAGGCCGTCGCGGACCCGGCGCTCGATATCGAGACCGTGGTCCATGATCTCGAGGAAGAAGTTCTCCGGACCGAAGATGTCGCGCCATTTGGCGGCGGCTTCGATCGCCTCGTTTTCGTGACCGAGCCGCAGCCGGGTCTGCACCTCACCGGACGGGCAGCCGGTGGTGGCGATGATGCCCTCGGCATGCTCGGCGATGATCTCGGCGTCCATCCGGGACCACTTGCCCAGCTGACCTTCGAATGACGCCAGCGAGGACAGCTTGAACAGGTTGCGCAGCCCGGTCGCGTTCTCGGCGACCATCGTCATGTGGGTGTAGGAGCCGCTGCCGGACACGTCGTCGGACTTCTGGCCCGGGTCACCCCACAGCACGCGCTTGGTCTCGAAGCGTGAAGCGGGGGCGATGTAGGCCTCGACGCCGATGATCGGCTTGATGCCGACGTCGGTGGCGGCGTTGTAGAACTCGCTGGCACCGAACATGTTGCCGTGGTCGGTCATCCCGATCGCCGGCATCTCGAGGCGCTGGGCCTCGGCGAGCATGGGTTTCACCTTCGCGGCGCCGTCGAGCATCGAGTACTCGGTGTGGTTGTGCAGATGCACAAAAGACCCCGAAGAAGAACCAGTGGTACCCATAGGCCCGTCAGTCTAAAACGGCCTACCGACACCTCCGGGCGTGTCGCGGACAGCATCCCGGCGTGTCGCCCGCGGTCCCTGCTCAGGCCGGGTAAAACCGACGATCAGGCCTCGTCGCGCAGCAGCCGGGCCATCTCCTGGGACTGCGGTTCGGTGAGGTTCCCCGACAGCTGCAGGGTGTCGCCGGCGATCTTCTCCGAGATCTCCGGCGCCGAAACCACCACCGACGCCCGTACGAAGGCGACCTGCTTTCCGATCTGCGTCCCGGTGAAGTCGGCGAAGGCCCGGGCCGACTCGGGATTCATCGCCACCTGCACGATGTACCCCTTGGTGATCGGTGACAGCAGCGAGTCCACCCGGACCAGTTGCAACCGCACCGCCTCCGGGCCCAGCGTGTACAGCGCGGTCCGGGCGAAGTCGCAGGTACGCAACTCTGCGCCGGGCGGTGTCGGTGCTGCCGGTGGGCACTGGTCGGACAACACCCCTTCGACGGCGAGGACCGGGCGCACCGCCAGCGGCTTGATGGTGTACTCCGGCGGGGCTGCCGACGTGGACGCCGCACCCCGCTGGGCGGGCGCGGCATCGGAGCCGAACAGCTGGGTCAGCAGCGCGCCCGCGATCGGCACCACGATGGCAACCCCGACAATGGCCGCGATGATGGCGATCGAGATCCTGCGTCGCCGCGTGGCCGCCGCGCGAGCCCGCTCGTCCATCATGTGCTGGCGTCCCCCACCTGTCTGCGCGTCCTGCGCACCAGGATGTGTATCACGTCACCCGGCGCCCCTGAACGTAGACCTCGGCGATCGACGTCTCCCGGATCCCCATCAGCAAGCCGAAAAGTGTTTGGTCGCGGGCCAGTTCAGGGTCCTCGGACCGGTGGCCACGCTTGAGCGCTGCGTCGAGTTTGGGGGTGCGCCCGGGTTCGATGACCACGAAGTCCGCCTCTTTGCCGACGTCGAAGTTGCCGAACCGGTTTTCCATGTCGAGGGCGCGGGCGCCGCCGAGCGTGCCGAGAAAGAGCATTTCGGCGGGATGCATGGACACCCCTGCGTCGCCGGGTTCGGTGATGTGCTGTTTGAACGCGTCCCCCAGCACCCGAGGGATCAGGTACTCGTCACCCCCGCCCACGTCGCTGCCCGCTGAGATGTTCACCCCGGAGGCAACGGTGCGCTTCCATGGCATCGTGCCCGAACCCAGGAACAGCTGCGAGATGGGACAGTGCGAGATCGAGGTCCCGGTCTCGGCCATCCGCGCGAGTTCCCGGTCCTGGCAGTGCACGCTGTGCGCGAGGATGGTGCGCCGACCGAGCAGGCTCTTGCCGCCCGGTGTGGACCCGGGCAGGAATTTGCCGTCGTAGGTGTCCAGGTAGGAGTTGACCTGATAGTTCTCCTTGGTCATGTCCACCTCACCGGTACCGGGGCGGTTGTTCTCATTGAGGTGGCTGTGCACGTAGACGCCCAGGTCGCGTACTTCGTCGTAGAGGTCGCCGAGGTTCTCCAGCGTCTCCGGGGTCACCGACAGCGAGAAGCGCGGGACGATCGCGACGTGCAGCAGCGCGGTGTCCACGTCACCGGTGTCGGCGGCGTGCCACTTGTCGATCTCCTCGCGAGCCAGTCGGATGGCGTCCTCCTCCGAGGTCACCAGCGGCGTGGCGGTGTCGCCGCCGACGGTCTGGATCCCACGTCCGGCGACCACGCGCAGCCCCCGCTTCTGCGTCTCGGTGAACAGCGCGTCCTGCGCGTGCGGGAACGCCGAACCGAAGACCATCGCTGCTGTCGTGCCCGCCTCGACGCGGCGATCGCAGAAGTCCACCGCCGCCTGCTGCGCGAATTCCGGGTCGGCGAAGCGGGATTCGGAGGGGAACATACACAGGGTCAGCCATTCCAGGAGCTGACCGCCGCCGTACGCGTCGTAGGCGTAGGTCTGCGGAAAGTGGACGTGGGTGTCGACGAAGCCCGGGAGCAGGAATCCCGACGAGTGGTCGTGCACCGTCGCGGCGGCGTATTCGACGGGTAGCCCGGACTTTTCGCCGCAGTAGCCGACCTTGCCGTCGTCATCGACAACGAGCGCACCGTCGGGTATCGACACCAGTGCCCGCGCGGCCTCGGTGACCTTGGGACTTCCCGCCAGGTGGAAGATGTGGCCGAGATGGACATTGCTCACGACGATGCTCCCGAGTTTCGTTGATCCTGCCGGCGATTCCACCGACCAGCCCGAGACAACGGCGAAAAGCCCCGCGGGTCACCAGGATCAGGACCTCTTCCCAGCCGACCGACAGAAGATGCAGTGACAGTAGTCGTTACCTGCCCGATGTGCTTGGAACCTGAGTCACAGGGTCGGCGTCGATGGCAGTATCTAGCTGGCTTGCCGGCGGGGCGGGCCGGTTTCCACCGCAGCAACCGACCGGTGAGAGGTCCATGACCACCCAGCAGGGCACCGACGACGCCGTGACAGTCATCATCGGCCTTCATGTGTGTCGTGGAGCCGAGCAGCAGTTCCTGGCCTGGCAACACACCATGAACGCCGCTGCGTCGCGCTACCGGGGTTTCCTCGCCGCCGAGGTCAATGAGCCCACCGAAGGGCGACCGGACTGGGGCGTGGTGTACCGCTTCGACTCCCTGGCGAACCTGCGGACCTGGCTGGACAGCTCGACCCGGCAGTCGCTGCTGGCGGCAGGCGCCGAGTTCGTCGATGGGCCTCCGACCCAACAGGTGGTCAGCGGCGCCGACAAACCGGCCGATCAACTGGTGACCGTGGTGGTGACCCACCGGGTGCTTCCCGATCAGGTGGACGATTTCCTGGCCTGGCAGGAGCGGATGCAATTGGCCGAGAGCGAGTTCGACGGCTACCGGGGGGCCGAACTCTTCCGCCCCGTCGAGGGCGTGCAGGACGAATGGACCGCGATGTACCGCTACCGCAGCGCCGCCGACCTCGAAGCGTGGCTGGCGTCGGACACCCGCAGCCGGTTGCTCGAGGCAGGTAAGAAATTCAGCGACTTCCAGATGCGCACGGTGGAAAGCTCATTCGGCAGCTGGTTCGCCTTCGACAAGAAGGGCCGCGACGTGGCCCCGCCCTCGGGGGTGAAGACCTCGGTGGCGGTGTGGGTCGGCCTGTATCCGACGGTGGTGTTGTTGACGCTGGCAATGGACCCGCTGCACCTGCCGCTGTGGCTGGGCATGCTCGTCGGGAACCTGGTGTCCAGCTTCATCATGAGCTTCGTGGTCATGCCCTATTACGTCAACAAGCTGCTGGGCCGTTGGTTGTGGCCGCGTCCAGACGCCTCGACAACGCAGGCCAACGTCCGCGGCGTGACCGTGGTCGCTGTCCTGACGGTGTTCTGGGCGCTGGTGTTCTACCTCGTGACTGCAGTGTTCTGGCCGCTTGCCTAGCTGTCCTGACACCTAGAGCAGCGGTAGCGGGGCCTTTTCGGTCGACCGTCTGGTCCGTACGATCGCGTCGACGCTGAACACCGCCAGGGCCACCCAGATCAGGGCGAAGCCGAGCCAGCGCGCGGGTGGCATCGGTTCATGGCCGACGACGATGCCCCAGGTCAGCTGCATGGCCGGGGTGATGTACATCAGCAGCCCGAGCGTCACCAGCGGAAGACGTTGCGCCGCCGCGGCGAAGAACAGCAACGGGATCGCAGTGACCGGCCCGGACAGCACCATCAATGCGGTGTGCCACGACCCGGAGCCCACGAAGTGGCCCTGTCCGCCGATCTCGATGACCGCGATATAGGCGATGGCCACCGGCGCGGCGATGGCCGATTCGATTCCGACACTGACCCTGGGATCGGTGGGTACAGCTTTTTTGACCGCGCCGTAGAGCCCGAAGGAAAAGGCCAATCCCAGGGCGATCCACGGCGGCGACCCCACCTGCACGGCCAGGATCACGACTGCGGTGACGGCGATGCCGAGGGCCACCCCCTGGGCCCTGGTCAACTTCTCCCGGAACAGCAGCATTCCGAGCGCGACGCTGACCAGCGGGTTGATGAAATATCCCAGGGCGGCGTCCACCACATGCCCGTTGTTGACGGCGTAGACGTAGATGACCCAGTTCACCGAGATCAGCCCGGAGGCGAGTACCAGTAGTAGCCATACCCGGCCGGTGATGGTGCGCAGGTCGCCGAATCGGCGCACGGCGGCAATGACGGCGACCATCAGCGCCAACGTCCACACGATGCGGTGTGCGAGCACCTCGAACGAGCCCGCCGGTTTCAGCAGCGGGAAGAACGCGGGGAACAGCCCCCAGCTCCCGTACGCGCCGAGGCCGTAGAGCAGTCCGGTGGATCTCGGCGCGGCCTCGGGGCCGCTCACGCGTTCCCTTGGAGGACGTCGAGTGCGTGCTGCAGGTCTGCCGGGTAGGGACTGGTGATCTCGATCCGGCGGCCGTCGGCGGGATGGGCGAAGGCCAGCGACCGGGCGTGCAGCCACTGCCGTTGCAGCCCAAGCTTTTTGGCCAGTGTCGGATCCGCCCCGTAGGTGAGGTCGCCGCAGCAGGGATGGTGCAGGGCGGCGAAATGCACCCGGATCTGGTGGGTGCGGCCGGTCTCGAGGTGCACGTCGAGCAGGCTCGCCGAAACGAACGCTTCCACGGTGTCGTAGTGCGTGACGCTGTTGCGGCCCCCCTCGGTGACCGCGAACTTCCAGTCGTGACCACGATGCCGGCCGATGGGCGCGTCGATGGTTCCGCTGGAGGGATCGGGATGCCCCTGGACCAGGGCGTGGTAACGCTTGTCCACGGTGCGCTGCTTGAACGCCCTCTTGAGCACGGTGTATGCGCGTTCGGAGAGCGCGACCACCATCACGCCGGAGGTGCCGACGTCGAGGCGGTGGACGATGCCCTGGCGTTCGTGGATGCCCGAGGTGCTGATCCGGAACCCGGCCGCAGCCAGCCCGCCCAGCACCGTGGGCCCGTGCCAGCCGACGGTGGCGTGTGCGGCGACCCCCGGGGGTTTGTCGACGGCGACGATGTCGTCGTCGGAGTACAGGATCGTCATCCCCTCGATCTGTTCGGGGACGTTCTCCACCGGCGGTGGGGCCTCGGGCAGCCGCACCTCCAGCCACGCGCCGGCGGTGAGTTTGTCGGACTTGCCCGCCGGTGAGCCGTCGAGCGCCACACCGCCGTCTTCGGCGATCTCGGCGGCCACAGTCCGTGACAGCCCCAACAACCGCGCCAGCCCGGCGTCGACCCGCATCCCGGCCAGTCCCTCGGGGACCGGCATCGACCGTTCCGCCATCACTGCCGCTCGGTGCCGGCGTCGGCGGTCCGTCGGCCTTCGGTGTCGAAGTCGTAGCCGAACAGCGACAGCACCACCAGCA
Proteins encoded:
- the rarD gene encoding EamA family transporter RarD, which codes for MSGPEAAPRSTGLLYGLGAYGSWGLFPAFFPLLKPAGSFEVLAHRIVWTLALMVAVIAAVRRFGDLRTITGRVWLLLVLASGLISVNWVIYVYAVNNGHVVDAALGYFINPLVSVALGMLLFREKLTRAQGVALGIAVTAVVILAVQVGSPPWIALGLAFSFGLYGAVKKAVPTDPRVSVGIESAIAAPVAIAYIAVIEIGGQGHFVGSGSWHTALMVLSGPVTAIPLLFFAAAAQRLPLVTLGLLMYITPAMQLTWGIVVGHEPMPPARWLGFALIWVALAVFSVDAIVRTRRSTEKAPLPLL
- a CDS encoding guanine deaminase; the protein is MSNVHLGHIFHLAGSPKVTEAARALVSIPDGALVVDDDGKVGYCGEKSGLPVEYAAATVHDHSSGFLLPGFVDTHVHFPQTYAYDAYGGGQLLEWLTLCMFPSESRFADPEFAQQAAVDFCDRRVEAGTTAAMVFGSAFPHAQDALFTETQKRGLRVVAGRGIQTVGGDTATPLVTSEEDAIRLAREEIDKWHAADTGDVDTALLHVAIVPRFSLSVTPETLENLGDLYDEVRDLGVYVHSHLNENNRPGTGEVDMTKENYQVNSYLDTYDGKFLPGSTPGGKSLLGRRTILAHSVHCQDRELARMAETGTSISHCPISQLFLGSGTMPWKRTVASGVNISAGSDVGGGDEYLIPRVLGDAFKQHITEPGDAGVSMHPAEMLFLGTLGGARALDMENRFGNFDVGKEADFVVIEPGRTPKLDAALKRGHRSEDPELARDQTLFGLLMGIRETSIAEVYVQGRRVT
- a CDS encoding RluA family pseudouridine synthase, with the protein product MAERSMPVPEGLAGMRVDAGLARLLGLSRTVAAEIAEDGGVALDGSPAGKSDKLTAGAWLEVRLPEAPPPVENVPEQIEGMTILYSDDDIVAVDKPPGVAAHATVGWHGPTVLGGLAAAGFRISTSGIHERQGIVHRLDVGTSGVMVVALSERAYTVLKRAFKQRTVDKRYHALVQGHPDPSSGTIDAPIGRHRGHDWKFAVTEGGRNSVTHYDTVEAFVSASLLDVHLETGRTHQIRVHFAALHHPCCGDLTYGADPTLAKKLGLQRQWLHARSLAFAHPADGRRIEITSPYPADLQHALDVLQGNA
- a CDS encoding antibiotic biosynthesis monooxygenase — its product is MTTQQGTDDAVTVIIGLHVCRGAEQQFLAWQHTMNAAASRYRGFLAAEVNEPTEGRPDWGVVYRFDSLANLRTWLDSSTRQSLLAAGAEFVDGPPTQQVVSGADKPADQLVTVVVTHRVLPDQVDDFLAWQERMQLAESEFDGYRGAELFRPVEGVQDEWTAMYRYRSAADLEAWLASDTRSRLLEAGKKFSDFQMRTVESSFGSWFAFDKKGRDVAPPSGVKTSVAVWVGLYPTVVLLTLAMDPLHLPLWLGMLVGNLVSSFIMSFVVMPYYVNKLLGRWLWPRPDASTTQANVRGVTVVAVLTVFWALVFYLVTAVFWPLA